The following proteins are encoded in a genomic region of Acetobacter oryzoeni:
- the ruvX gene encoding Holliday junction resolvase RuvX — translation MTLLSLTDLVATLPRHARLLGIDPGKKQVGLALSDVSRMVASPFQTVKRGKLGQMASFIRDLAKEHEIGGMVVGIPLSLDGSFGPAAQASRDWALALSEQTGLPVCQWDERLSSSAVNRMLIDEADLSRARRAEMVDRLAAAYILQAALDSLPR, via the coding sequence ATGACACTGCTTAGCCTGACAGACCTTGTTGCAACCCTGCCCAGACACGCACGCCTGCTAGGGATAGACCCCGGCAAAAAGCAGGTGGGGCTGGCGCTTTCCGATGTTTCCCGCATGGTGGCCTCACCATTCCAAACGGTAAAACGCGGGAAACTAGGGCAAATGGCCAGCTTTATTCGTGATCTTGCCAAAGAACACGAAATTGGCGGCATGGTTGTGGGGATTCCCCTTTCCTTAGATGGGTCCTTTGGTCCAGCGGCGCAGGCCAGCCGAGATTGGGCGCTTGCGCTTTCAGAACAGACAGGCTTGCCTGTATGCCAGTGGGATGAACGCCTTTCTTCATCCGCAGTGAATCGTATGCTTATTGATGAAGCTGATCTCTCCCGCGCGCGGCGGGCAGAAATGGTGGATCGGCTGGCTGCGGCCTATATCTTGCAGGCCGCGCTGGACTCTCTGCCGCGTTAA
- the gatC gene encoding Asp-tRNA(Asn)/Glu-tRNA(Gln) amidotransferase subunit GatC, translating to MSLDLATTRRIAKLARIGLEEHELEATRQKLNGILGWIDQLAEVDVEGVPPMVGTETETLRQREDKVTDGNCRDALLACAPETSGPFYTVPKVVE from the coding sequence ATGTCGCTAGACCTTGCGACCACCCGCCGCATTGCCAAACTGGCCCGTATCGGGCTGGAAGAGCATGAGCTTGAAGCCACACGCCAGAAGCTGAACGGTATTCTGGGCTGGATTGACCAGCTTGCCGAAGTGGATGTGGAAGGCGTTCCCCCCATGGTGGGGACAGAAACCGAAACCCTGCGCCAGCGGGAAGACAAGGTAACAGACGGCAACTGCCGTGATGCCCTGCTGGCCTGTGCGCCAGAAACATCTGGCCCCTTCTATACAGTACCCAAGGTGGTGGAATAA
- the gatA gene encoding Asp-tRNA(Asn)/Glu-tRNA(Gln) amidotransferase subunit GatA, translating to MLTGLTLTQAREGLAARKFSARELAKAQLDAIARLNPVLNAYITVLPAETVLAAADAADARYAAGTAGLMDGLPIGVKDLFCTKGVRTTAASKMLENFVPPYESTVTANLLKAGAVFLGKTNLDEFAMGSANITSAFGPVASPWKRKDDPSATLVPGGSSGGSSAAVAAGLGLAATGTDTGGSIRQPAAYCGIVGLKPTYGRCSRWGTIAFASSLDQAGPMTRSVADAGLMLEAMAGFDEKDSTCSNRPVPAFSKAIGKSVKGLRVGIPTEYRSPNLPAEVVAMWEQGIAWLKEAGCEIVDVSLPHTKYGLTTYYIIAPAECSSNLARYDGIRFGIRKDAPTLDGVYEATRAAGFGAEVRNRILMGTYVLSAGYYDAYYLKAQKVRTLIKRDFEQAFENVDVLLTPTAPSTAFAQGENMDDPVQMYLNDIFTVPASMAGVPALSVPVGLNGNGLPLGLQVIGKHFDEETVLSIGGALEAAAGFTHLPSVHAGAGA from the coding sequence ATGCTGACCGGACTGACGCTCACCCAAGCGCGTGAAGGGCTTGCCGCCCGCAAATTTTCTGCACGGGAACTGGCCAAAGCCCAACTGGACGCCATTGCCCGCCTGAACCCGGTGCTGAACGCTTATATTACCGTGTTGCCAGCAGAAACAGTTCTGGCCGCGGCAGATGCAGCAGATGCCCGTTACGCCGCAGGCACTGCCGGCCTTATGGATGGTCTGCCCATTGGCGTAAAAGATCTGTTCTGCACCAAAGGCGTGCGCACCACGGCTGCCAGCAAGATGCTGGAAAACTTTGTACCGCCTTATGAAAGCACAGTAACGGCCAACCTGCTGAAAGCGGGTGCGGTTTTCCTTGGCAAAACCAACCTTGATGAATTTGCCATGGGCTCTGCCAACATCACATCAGCTTTCGGGCCCGTGGCAAGCCCGTGGAAGCGCAAGGATGATCCCTCCGCCACACTGGTGCCGGGTGGATCTTCCGGTGGGTCTTCCGCCGCTGTTGCTGCGGGCTTGGGCCTTGCTGCCACAGGCACGGATACAGGTGGTTCCATCCGCCAGCCTGCCGCGTATTGCGGTATTGTGGGGCTGAAGCCCACCTATGGCCGTTGCAGCCGCTGGGGCACCATTGCTTTCGCAAGTTCGCTCGATCAGGCAGGCCCCATGACACGCAGCGTGGCAGATGCCGGGTTGATGCTGGAAGCCATGGCTGGCTTTGATGAAAAAGACAGCACGTGCTCAAACCGCCCTGTGCCCGCTTTTAGCAAAGCTATTGGCAAAAGCGTAAAGGGCCTGCGCGTGGGTATTCCTACAGAATATCGCTCCCCCAATCTGCCAGCAGAAGTTGTGGCCATGTGGGAACAGGGCATTGCGTGGCTGAAAGAAGCAGGCTGCGAGATTGTGGATGTTTCTCTCCCACACACCAAATACGGCCTGACCACTTACTACATTATTGCTCCGGCTGAATGCTCCTCCAACCTGGCGCGTTATGATGGCATCCGCTTTGGTATCCGCAAGGATGCGCCTACGCTGGATGGTGTGTATGAAGCCACACGCGCCGCAGGGTTTGGTGCAGAAGTGCGCAACCGTATCCTGATGGGCACCTACGTGCTTTCTGCTGGCTATTACGATGCTTACTATCTGAAAGCCCAGAAAGTCCGCACCCTTATCAAGCGCGATTTTGAACAGGCGTTTGAAAATGTGGATGTGCTGCTAACCCCCACCGCGCCGTCTACTGCCTTTGCGCAGGGTGAAAACATGGATGACCCGGTGCAGATGTATCTGAACGACATCTTTACCGTGCCCGCCAGCATGGCCGGGGTGCCTGCCCTTTCCGTTCCGGTTGGGCTGAATGGTAATGGCCTGCCGCTGGGGCTGCAGGTCATTGGCAAACATTTTGATGAAGAAACCGTGCTGTCCATTGGCGGCGCGTTAGAAGCGGCGGCAGGCTTTACGCACCTTCCGTCCGTACATGCGGGAGCAGGCGCATGA
- the gatB gene encoding Asp-tRNA(Asn)/Glu-tRNA(Gln) amidotransferase subunit GatB — protein MSYVIEGKTGPWEIVVGLEVHAQVISQSKLFSGASTKFGGDPNTQVSLVDAAFPGMLPVINKECVAQAIRTGLGLNAQINLFSRFDRKNYFYADLPQGYQISQFEHPIIGKGSIEIELQSGETRQIGITRLHLEQDAGKLLHDQDPTKSFVDLNRAGVALMEIVSEPDIREPEEAGAYLRKLRQILRYLGTCDGNMEEGSMRADVNVSVRKAGEPFRTRCEIKNVNSIRFVMQAIEVEATRQIEIWENGGEVDQETRLFDPGRGETRTMRSKEDAHDYRYFPDPDLLPLVVEQAWVDELKSKLPELPDAKRARFQKDYGIPSYDAGVLVAEQAVADFYETVAKGRDGKLAASWVIGDLFAALNRTSNIIETSPVSAASLGKMLDLIADGTINGKIAKEVFEDMVETGDSPDAIVERKGLRQVTDTGVIDAAIAAILEKHADKVAEYRGGKDKLFGFFVGQVMKETKGKANPALVNSALKAQLDG, from the coding sequence ATGAGCTACGTAATTGAAGGTAAAACCGGCCCGTGGGAAATTGTGGTGGGGTTGGAAGTGCATGCACAGGTTATCAGCCAGTCCAAGCTGTTTTCCGGTGCTTCCACAAAGTTTGGGGGTGACCCGAACACACAGGTCAGCCTTGTTGATGCGGCTTTCCCCGGCATGCTGCCTGTTATCAACAAAGAATGCGTGGCGCAGGCCATCCGCACCGGGTTGGGGCTGAATGCCCAGATCAACCTGTTCAGCCGGTTTGACCGTAAAAACTACTTTTACGCCGACCTGCCGCAGGGTTACCAGATCAGCCAGTTCGAGCACCCCATCATCGGCAAGGGCTCTATCGAAATTGAGCTTCAGAGCGGTGAAACGCGCCAGATTGGCATTACCCGCCTGCATCTGGAACAGGACGCCGGTAAGCTGCTGCATGATCAGGACCCCACAAAATCCTTCGTGGACCTGAACCGCGCCGGCGTGGCCCTGATGGAAATTGTGAGCGAACCCGATATTCGCGAACCAGAAGAAGCTGGGGCTTACCTGCGTAAGCTGCGCCAGATTCTGCGCTATCTGGGCACGTGTGATGGCAACATGGAAGAAGGCTCCATGCGTGCGGACGTAAACGTTTCTGTGCGCAAGGCGGGTGAGCCTTTCCGCACCCGTTGCGAGATCAAGAACGTCAACTCCATCCGCTTTGTTATGCAGGCCATTGAAGTGGAAGCCACGCGCCAGATTGAAATCTGGGAAAACGGTGGCGAAGTTGATCAGGAAACACGCCTGTTTGATCCGGGCCGCGGTGAAACCCGCACCATGCGCTCTAAGGAAGATGCGCATGATTACCGCTACTTCCCAGATCCTGACCTGCTGCCGCTGGTGGTAGAACAGGCATGGGTGGATGAGCTGAAATCCAAGCTGCCAGAACTGCCTGATGCAAAGCGTGCGCGCTTCCAGAAAGACTACGGCATTCCATCCTACGATGCTGGCGTGCTGGTTGCAGAACAGGCTGTGGCGGATTTTTACGAAACCGTGGCCAAAGGGCGCGATGGCAAGCTGGCGGCAAGCTGGGTGATTGGTGATCTGTTTGCGGCCCTTAACCGCACCAGCAACATCATTGAAACCAGCCCTGTCAGCGCGGCCTCCTTGGGCAAAATGCTTGATCTGATTGCTGATGGCACCATCAACGGCAAGATCGCCAAGGAAGTGTTTGAAGACATGGTGGAAACCGGTGATAGCCCGGATGCCATTGTGGAACGCAAAGGCCTGCGGCAGGTCACCGATACAGGTGTGATTGATGCTGCCATTGCCGCTATTTTGGAAAAACATGCGGATAAGGTGGCAGAATACCGTGGCGGCAAAGACAAGCTGTTCGGATTCTTTGTGGGTCAGGTCATGAAGGAAACCAAAGGCAAGGCAAACCCGGCCCTGGTAAATTCGGCCCTGAAGGCTCAGCTAGACGGCTAA
- a CDS encoding ABC transporter ATP-binding protein, producing MSQTSESHVESGRKASLFVDVLKFVVRRWLAFPLPLTITAGSILAATVADVLMPLAAGRLVTDVSAPAVQAGKVHDALWMLGAMAACGFGNVLLKRYAYLGITHLTTQVMQKIGSEAFAHVQKLSAEWHANTFAGSTVRRLTRGMWAVDMLDDTLLLMLIPEACLLVLTTLVLGWHWPFMGAILGVLSILFIVLSCTLTLRYVAPSARAANAWDSRMGAALADAITCNTVVKAFGAEKREESRLQALISKWREATVHTWTKGTNSANIQATVVMCMRLVLAGAAVWLWWKGRAGPGDIAYVLTMTFLVQGYLRDIGQQVSVVQRSVNEMEELLALWRTPAAVADPANPVPLQVSAGEIRFEHVLFKYPRQERALFTDLSVTIAAGSRVGLVGPSGSGKSSFIKLLQRFYVPQSGRILIDGTDIARVRQSDLRANIALVPQEAVLFHRSLAENIAYGRPDATPEQIAQAAQLANAAGFIDRLPEGYQTLVGERGVKLSGGERQRIAIARAFLADAPILVLDEATASLDSESEALVQEAMERLMTGRTVLVVAHRLATVVGLDRILVFEHGQIVEDGAHTTLIQQQNGLYRRLYDLQSL from the coding sequence ATGTCACAAACTTCAGAAAGTCATGTCGAATCCGGGCGTAAGGCATCGCTTTTTGTAGATGTGCTGAAGTTTGTGGTGCGGCGCTGGCTGGCGTTTCCTCTGCCTTTAACCATAACAGCCGGAAGCATTTTGGCCGCAACGGTAGCTGATGTGCTGATGCCTTTGGCCGCCGGGCGTTTGGTAACAGATGTTTCCGCCCCGGCAGTGCAAGCAGGCAAAGTGCATGATGCGCTCTGGATGCTTGGCGCCATGGCGGCATGTGGGTTCGGGAATGTGCTGTTAAAGCGGTACGCTTATTTGGGCATTACGCACCTGACCACTCAGGTCATGCAGAAAATAGGTTCTGAAGCTTTTGCGCATGTACAAAAGCTTTCTGCAGAATGGCATGCCAATACGTTTGCAGGTTCCACGGTGCGGCGGTTAACGCGCGGTATGTGGGCTGTGGATATGCTGGATGATACACTGCTTTTAATGCTGATACCCGAAGCGTGCCTGCTCGTGCTGACAACCTTGGTGCTGGGGTGGCATTGGCCGTTTATGGGGGCCATTCTGGGCGTGCTTTCCATTTTGTTTATTGTGCTTTCCTGCACGTTAACGCTGCGTTACGTGGCACCATCTGCTCGCGCTGCCAATGCGTGGGATAGCCGTATGGGGGCAGCTTTGGCAGACGCCATAACCTGCAATACGGTTGTAAAAGCTTTTGGCGCAGAAAAGCGTGAAGAAAGCCGACTACAGGCACTTATTTCTAAATGGAGAGAGGCCACCGTTCATACATGGACCAAAGGCACAAACAGCGCCAACATTCAGGCAACCGTTGTAATGTGCATGCGCCTTGTACTGGCCGGTGCTGCTGTTTGGTTGTGGTGGAAGGGGCGTGCGGGCCCGGGTGATATCGCCTATGTGCTGACCATGACCTTTTTGGTGCAAGGATACCTGCGCGATATCGGGCAGCAGGTTTCTGTCGTGCAGAGATCTGTGAATGAAATGGAAGAATTACTGGCGTTGTGGCGCACGCCTGCGGCGGTAGCAGACCCCGCCAACCCAGTGCCCTTGCAAGTGAGTGCGGGGGAAATCCGTTTTGAACATGTCTTGTTCAAATATCCGCGGCAGGAGCGGGCTCTTTTTACAGATCTTTCCGTTACCATTGCAGCAGGTAGCCGGGTGGGGTTGGTGGGGCCTTCTGGTTCAGGAAAATCAAGTTTCATTAAACTGCTACAGCGCTTTTATGTGCCGCAGTCAGGCAGAATTTTAATTGATGGCACAGATATTGCGCGCGTGCGTCAGTCTGATTTGCGGGCCAACATTGCTTTAGTGCCGCAGGAAGCTGTGCTGTTTCATCGGAGTCTGGCAGAAAATATTGCTTATGGCAGGCCGGATGCCACGCCAGAGCAAATTGCGCAGGCGGCTCAATTAGCCAATGCCGCTGGTTTTATTGATAGGCTTCCCGAAGGATACCAAACGCTAGTGGGTGAGCGAGGGGTCAAACTTTCGGGCGGGGAGCGTCAGCGTATTGCCATTGCGCGCGCCTTTCTGGCTGATGCCCCCATTCTTGTGTTGGATGAAGCCACTGCCAGCTTGGATTCCGAATCCGAAGCGTTGGTGCAGGAGGCAATGGAGCGCCTGATGACAGGCCGCACAGTGTTGGTGGTGGCGCACCGCCTTGCCACTGTTGTGGGGCTGGATCGGATTCTGGTTTTTGAACACGGCCAGATTGTAGAAGATGGCGCACATACAACGCTGATTCAGCAACAAAATGGGCTGTACCGTCGGCTGTATGACTTGCAGTCTCTTTAA
- the nth gene encoding endonuclease III, whose translation MRISMDAIRPDALHCPMAKKPTTAAPVTSDKPTDKPRAKKRTAAKKPAPATPGNKPAAIAPRDMTPQEIYSFLTDLSQAWPDAKTELLYTTPFTLLVAVVLSAQATDASVNRVTPALFDAAPTPAAMVELGEEEVGKLIRTIGLWRNKAKNVVELSRQLVEDHRGEVPGTREELEKLAGVGRKTANVVLNVAFHKPTVPVDTHVFRLANRSGLGRGKTVEAVEKALEARIPLEMIQPSHHWMILQGRYVCKARKPECWRCNAKNPCLFPDKTPAPRVKAPKTLAE comes from the coding sequence ATACGCATCAGCATGGACGCCATACGGCCAGACGCGTTACACTGCCCCATGGCCAAAAAACCCACCACAGCAGCCCCCGTGACCTCAGACAAACCGACGGATAAGCCGCGCGCAAAAAAACGTACGGCAGCCAAAAAACCGGCCCCAGCAACACCGGGGAATAAACCTGCTGCTATTGCACCACGGGATATGACACCTCAGGAAATATACAGTTTTCTGACAGACCTTTCCCAAGCATGGCCAGATGCCAAAACGGAACTGCTTTACACCACACCCTTTACGCTATTGGTGGCCGTTGTACTTTCAGCTCAAGCAACAGATGCATCCGTCAACCGCGTAACACCCGCCTTGTTTGACGCCGCCCCCACCCCTGCCGCCATGGTGGAACTGGGGGAAGAAGAAGTGGGCAAACTTATTCGCACCATTGGGCTATGGCGCAATAAGGCGAAGAATGTTGTCGAACTTTCCCGCCAACTTGTAGAAGACCATCGTGGGGAAGTGCCCGGCACGCGAGAGGAATTGGAAAAATTAGCTGGTGTAGGGCGCAAAACAGCAAACGTCGTGCTGAATGTTGCGTTCCACAAACCTACCGTGCCGGTAGATACGCATGTTTTCCGTTTGGCCAACAGATCCGGGCTGGGACGAGGCAAAACAGTAGAGGCTGTTGAAAAAGCTTTGGAAGCCCGCATTCCTCTGGAAATGATCCAGCCTTCCCACCATTGGATGATTCTTCAGGGAAGATATGTTTGCAAAGCCAGAAAACCTGAGTGCTGGCGCTGCAATGCTAAAAACCCCTGCCTGTTTCCAGACAAAACACCCGCGCCACGTGTAAAGGCCCCCAAAACCCTAGCCGAGTAG
- the hemH gene encoding ferrochelatase encodes MVFHHIPTQPQHAQAAPRVGILLVNLGTPDDTGYRAVRRYLSEFLSDRRVIEGPPALWQPILQGVVLTTRPRRSGKAYARIWNTHKDESPLRTYTRHQAEALSERFAAQNVPVAWGMRYGTPTIAQALHELLEKGCDRVLCMPLYPQYSATTTATANDQLFRALMRLRNQPAIRTLPSFPDNPAFIKAIADSIRLAEAEADIPFQMVVASFHGLPEEYVRKGDSYRAECERTVVALRKELGRDETTLPMTFQSRFGPTKWLEPYTAPFIAGLPEKGITSIAVVTPCFMADCLETLDEIGNEVREEFIQAGGQEFTLVPCLNDTPASIDLLEALAHQELAGWL; translated from the coding sequence ATGGTTTTTCATCATATTCCGACTCAGCCACAACATGCACAGGCTGCTCCGCGCGTTGGTATCCTACTGGTTAATCTGGGCACACCGGATGATACAGGCTACCGGGCTGTTCGCCGTTATCTTTCCGAATTTCTGTCTGACCGCCGGGTAATAGAAGGGCCCCCAGCACTTTGGCAGCCCATCTTGCAAGGGGTTGTGCTAACAACCCGCCCGCGTAGGAGCGGGAAAGCCTACGCGCGTATCTGGAATACCCATAAAGATGAAAGCCCCTTACGCACCTATACGCGCCATCAGGCTGAAGCACTGAGTGAACGGTTTGCGGCACAAAACGTGCCTGTTGCGTGGGGGATGCGTTATGGCACGCCCACTATTGCGCAAGCGCTGCACGAATTGCTTGAAAAAGGGTGTGATCGCGTTTTGTGCATGCCGCTTTATCCGCAATACAGTGCTACAACAACAGCCACTGCAAATGACCAGTTGTTTCGTGCGCTGATGCGTTTGCGTAATCAGCCTGCCATACGCACCCTTCCATCATTTCCGGATAATCCAGCTTTTATTAAAGCTATTGCAGATTCTATCCGTCTGGCTGAGGCAGAAGCTGATATTCCTTTCCAGATGGTTGTCGCCTCCTTTCACGGTTTGCCAGAAGAATATGTGCGCAAGGGTGATTCCTATCGGGCGGAATGTGAAAGAACTGTTGTGGCTTTACGCAAGGAGTTGGGGCGGGATGAAACAACCCTGCCCATGACATTCCAATCCCGGTTTGGCCCTACCAAATGGTTGGAGCCTTACACGGCGCCATTTATTGCTGGTTTGCCGGAAAAAGGCATTACCAGCATTGCCGTTGTAACGCCCTGCTTTATGGCGGATTGTCTGGAAACACTGGATGAAATCGGCAACGAAGTGCGCGAAGAATTCATACAAGCTGGTGGGCAGGAATTTACGCTGGTGCCATGCCTGAATGATACGCCTGCCAGCATTGATTTGCTGGAGGCTTTAGCGCATCAGGAACTTGCAGGCTGGCTATAA
- the mutY gene encoding A/G-specific adenine glycosylase, translating to MTHPSAHALLHWYDRHRRTLPWRVVGQSHPDPYRVWMSEIMLQQTTVKAVAPYYLRFTEKFPTVQALASADRDDVLAAWAGLGYYSRARNLHACAQAVVALGGFPQDVEGLRALPGIGPYTAAAVAAIAFGVPVVPVDGNVERVTARLFAITEPLPPARKKLAQLARTLNADAEAQERPSDFAQALFDLGSSLCSPRAPACGLCPWQGECAAHKQGIAAELPRKLPKAERPVRYGAVFLAQDAARQVLLRKRAEKGLLAAMTELPGTEWRLENWSEANILQAAPFAAGWKLAGRIKHVFTHFTLYLDVYVAQIKHFSNQAVSDGFLVPVECVKDTALPSVMQKCFEKGLSCLKEKKS from the coding sequence GTGACACATCCATCAGCCCATGCATTGCTTCATTGGTATGACCGACACCGCCGCACTTTGCCGTGGCGTGTTGTTGGCCAATCTCATCCAGACCCGTATCGGGTATGGATGAGCGAGATCATGCTACAGCAGACCACTGTTAAAGCGGTTGCCCCATATTATCTACGCTTTACGGAAAAGTTTCCGACTGTGCAGGCGCTGGCTAGTGCTGATCGGGATGACGTTTTGGCAGCATGGGCCGGACTGGGTTATTATTCCCGCGCGCGTAATTTGCACGCCTGTGCGCAGGCCGTGGTGGCGCTTGGCGGGTTTCCGCAAGATGTTGAGGGTTTGCGCGCCCTGCCGGGTATAGGCCCATATACGGCGGCTGCAGTGGCGGCCATTGCTTTTGGGGTGCCCGTGGTGCCTGTAGATGGCAATGTGGAGCGTGTAACGGCGCGCTTGTTTGCCATTACGGAACCATTACCCCCAGCCCGTAAAAAATTGGCGCAACTGGCCAGAACATTAAATGCAGACGCAGAAGCGCAGGAACGGCCATCGGACTTTGCTCAGGCTTTGTTTGATTTGGGTTCTTCCCTGTGTTCCCCACGTGCACCTGCATGCGGCTTGTGTCCATGGCAGGGGGAATGCGCAGCCCACAAACAAGGTATTGCAGCCGAATTGCCGCGTAAGCTGCCTAAGGCAGAGCGACCCGTACGCTATGGCGCAGTTTTTCTTGCGCAAGATGCTGCAAGGCAGGTTCTGCTACGTAAACGGGCGGAGAAAGGACTTTTGGCAGCCATGACGGAACTGCCTGGCACCGAATGGCGATTAGAAAACTGGAGCGAGGCAAATATTTTGCAAGCGGCTCCATTTGCAGCAGGTTGGAAGTTGGCTGGGCGTATTAAGCATGTGTTTACACATTTTACCTTATATCTGGATGTGTATGTGGCCCAGATAAAGCATTTTTCCAATCAGGCTGTGAGTGATGGTTTTTTGGTGCCTGTGGAATGTGTGAAAGATACAGCGTTACCTTCTGTGATGCAGAAATGCTTTGAAAAAGGTTTAAGCTGTTTGAAAGAAAAGAAGTCATAA
- a CDS encoding DUF721 domain-containing protein — translation MKKEANGGKAVTTPKSRSTRRSPQKTEAAPPPRARNLRSLAALLPAVTAPAFRRRSPTGALLMSQWPDVVGPAHAAVTSPRRLSAGTLTIACAGPVAMELQHLGDTLIARINTWCGEPLVSRLRFVQDPAAGMRPRPQRKKPQKTGVICTLPEMEEGPLRQALETLGTDILKSQNKKRS, via the coding sequence ATGAAGAAGGAAGCCAACGGCGGCAAGGCTGTAACAACACCTAAAAGCCGCAGCACGCGCCGCAGCCCTCAAAAGACGGAAGCAGCCCCTCCGCCACGGGCCAGAAACCTGCGCAGCCTTGCCGCACTGCTGCCAGCCGTTACGGCACCGGCTTTTCGGCGGCGTTCTCCTACAGGCGCTTTGTTGATGAGCCAATGGCCAGATGTGGTGGGCCCGGCACATGCGGCGGTTACAAGCCCGCGCCGTCTTTCTGCTGGCACATTAACCATTGCATGCGCAGGCCCTGTTGCCATGGAACTTCAGCATCTGGGAGATACGCTCATTGCACGTATCAACACATGGTGTGGAGAGCCTTTGGTGAGCCGCCTGCGCTTTGTGCAGGACCCAGCCGCAGGTATGCGCCCCCGCCCACAACGCAAAAAACCCCAGAAAACCGGCGTAATTTGCACACTTCCAGAAATGGAAGAAGGCCCTTTACGGCAGGCCTTGGAAACTTTGGGCACGGATATTTTGAAAAGTCAGAATAAAAAGCGTTCGTGA
- a CDS encoding lytic transglycosylase domain-containing protein: MSLRMGCSLAVFLRQKKRFLMAFASLAMLAGCANQPRSSYNPPGPAVDKWGPYIQEASTRFSIPQAWIRAVMQQESGGHQYMHGHLTRSVHGAVGLMQIKPDTYRELAKRYQLGSDPYNPHDNIMAGSGYIRQLYDRFGSPDFLAAYSCGPQCMENHRSRHTALPSYAKAYLASVSPHLNDPVPNGITPASAIAIADTQTPTIAPAVAVAPAQQVASIASPGIAPPITDDIQPPAPSATDGNAIAVSSSADTQPVTDTPPAYPAANTAPISGPAMVWQQNTPSGGAIIQIGAFSSQERAQHAIQIAHQATPALAGAEDRIDRIALKNSGQSVWRSRLAGLPSAQTDTICMSLKQQGLNCVAVTR, from the coding sequence ATGTCTTTGCGTATGGGTTGTTCTTTGGCTGTTTTCTTGCGTCAGAAAAAGCGGTTTTTAATGGCTTTTGCCAGCCTTGCCATGTTGGCAGGCTGCGCGAACCAACCTCGTTCCAGCTACAATCCACCCGGCCCCGCCGTAGATAAATGGGGGCCTTATATTCAGGAAGCCTCCACCCGCTTTTCCATTCCACAGGCATGGATCAGGGCTGTCATGCAACAGGAATCTGGGGGCCACCAATACATGCATGGCCATCTCACACGCTCTGTGCACGGTGCCGTGGGGTTGATGCAGATTAAGCCAGATACCTACCGGGAGCTTGCCAAACGCTACCAGCTTGGCTCGGATCCCTATAATCCGCACGACAACATTATGGCGGGCAGTGGTTACATCCGCCAGTTGTATGACAGGTTTGGTTCTCCCGATTTTCTGGCGGCCTATAGCTGCGGCCCCCAATGTATGGAAAACCACCGTTCTCGCCATACAGCCCTGCCTTCTTATGCCAAAGCTTATCTGGCGTCCGTTTCTCCGCATCTGAATGATCCGGTGCCTAATGGCATTACGCCCGCAAGCGCAATTGCCATTGCAGACACGCAAACCCCAACAATCGCACCCGCTGTGGCGGTGGCGCCCGCTCAACAGGTTGCCAGCATTGCCTCACCGGGCATTGCGCCGCCTATTACAGATGACATACAGCCCCCAGCGCCCTCTGCTACTGATGGCAATGCTATTGCGGTATCATCTTCCGCTGATACCCAACCAGTAACAGACACCCCGCCAGCTTATCCGGCCGCCAACACCGCACCCATTTCTGGGCCTGCAATGGTATGGCAGCAAAATACGCCCTCTGGTGGAGCCATTATCCAAATTGGGGCTTTTTCCTCACAGGAGAGAGCGCAGCATGCCATCCAGATCGCGCATCAAGCCACGCCTGCTCTCGCTGGCGCAGAAGATCGCATAGACCGGATTGCCCTTAAAAATAGCGGGCAATCTGTGTGGCGCTCACGCTTGGCAGGCCTTCCCTCTGCTCAGACAGATACAATTTGCATGTCCTTGAAGCAGCAAGGGTTAAACTGTGTGGCCGTGACGCGCTGA
- a CDS encoding DUF3576 domain-containing protein yields the protein MLRRLMPCRPAASHAPAGFRRASTMLTACAGLGLLAACSSGDRSDNGLTAPRNHLLAEDRGASGGDAELKGGVNAYLWRATLDTLSFLPVSTADAEGGIILTDWYTPPAAHDERFKVTAFILDKRLRSDALRLSVFRQIKQGEEWVDTPPAPNTASDIAARILSRARKLRADNGNRDS from the coding sequence ATGCTTCGTCGTCTCATGCCCTGCCGTCCCGCCGCCAGCCATGCGCCTGCCGGGTTCCGCCGCGCCAGCACCATGCTTACCGCATGTGCAGGCCTTGGCCTGTTAGCTGCGTGCTCTTCAGGTGATAGATCAGACAATGGTCTGACAGCACCACGCAACCATCTGCTGGCCGAAGACCGCGGAGCATCTGGTGGTGATGCAGAACTCAAAGGGGGCGTAAACGCCTATCTGTGGCGCGCAACCCTTGATACCCTTTCCTTCCTGCCGGTTTCTACCGCAGATGCAGAAGGCGGTATTATCCTGACAGACTGGTACACCCCACCTGCTGCACATGATGAACGCTTTAAGGTGACCGCCTTTATTCTGGACAAGCGCCTGCGGTCCGATGCGTTGCGCCTGAGCGTGTTCCGCCAGATCAAGCAAGGGGAAGAATGGGTAGATACCCCACCTGCCCCCAATACTGCATCTGATATTGCAGCACGTATTCTCTCCCGCGCACGTAAACTGCGGGCCGATAATGGCAACCGGGATAGCTGA